The DNA segment CAGTTCGGCCGCTTTCTGGCGGGCCTGATTGACCGCCGCGACGATCAAATCCTGAAGCATCTCGATATCATCGGGATTAACCACTTCTTTATCGATTGTAATGCTCAAAATATCCTGTTTGCCGTTGGCGGTAACTTTGACCATGCCGCCGCCGGAGGTACCTTCGACTTCGGTTTTTTCCAGTTCGGCCTGAATTTCTTCCATCCGGGCCTGCATTTTCTGGAACTGCTTCATCATGTCGCCCAATCCGCCTTTACCCATCTTTCTATCTCCTATTGAAAATATTATTCTTCCGCTTTTCGTTTGCCGATTATCTCGCCATCGACCCTCTCCACCAGATTACGGAGCTTTTCGTCTTCCTGGAGAAGTTTTTCCGTATCGATTTTTTCCGGCGGCGGGACCGCTTTGGTCGGAGTAGCCGGTTTCTTATTCATATCGACTTCGAATTTTATCCGCAAATTAGTTTTGAAAAAATCGAGCAGGGTGCTGTTAATGACAGAAATATAATTCGGTTTCTCCAGAACCTGCTTCGATGTTCCCCCGGCGTTGTGAAAAACCGCCGTGATGACATTATCTTTTACTTCCCGCACTTCGGACATCGCCAGAAGCGCCGCGAGCATGGCATTCTGAGCCTTGAGACACTCGATGAACCTGGGCCAGGAGGTCTGGACGATCGGCAGATTGACCGCCCGCACGGTCACGCCGGGCGTCACTTCGGTCGGCATTGGCGGTTTTTCCGGGAAGAGCGAAGGGGATTCCTCGGATGCCGATGGTGACGGAGCCGAAGCGCCGAACAGATCCGAATTGATGCTGTCAGGCAAATCTTCCGACGGTCCGGCCAGATGCGCCAGGATCTCTTCGAACGATACGGTCGATTCCAGACTGGAAAGGCGCAGGGTGGTGGTTTCGAGAAGGAGTCGCGGGTTAATGCCGTTTTTCAGGTCGAGGGTCATCTCGGTCAGGACTTTTATTATCCGAAGAATATCGCCGGTGGTGAAATAATCGACCTGCTTTTTGAAACTTTCCAGTTCGGAGTCGGACAATTCGAGAATCTTTTCCGGTGCAACGGCATTTTGCATGACGAGGATAGTCCGAAAATGCTCGATTAACCCGGAACAGAATTCCGGGACTTCCACACCGGCGTCGATCAATTCTTTCACCAGCGCCAGTCCCCCGGCGTGATCTTTGGCCGCGACGGTATCGATATATTTGAAATATAACTGCCGGTCGACCAGCCCGAGAGCGTCGATAACATTCCGGGCGGTGATTTTCTCGCCCGAAAAGGCGGAAAGTTGATCGAGAAGCGAGAGGGCATCGCGCACCGCGCCGTCGGCTTTACGGGCCAGGATGAACAGAGCGTCATCATCAATTTCTATTTTTTCGGCTTCGGCGATTTTCCGGAGATGAGTTGTCAAGTCGGCGACATTGACCCGGCGAAAATCATACCGCTGGGTGCGAGAGCGGATGGTCTCCGGCACTTTAAACGGCTCGGTGGTGGCGAAAATAAATACGACATGAGCGGGCGGCTCTTCGAGTGTCTTGAGAAGCGCATCGAACGCTGAGCCGGAGAGGCGATGCACCTCGTCGATAATATAAATCCGTTTTTTCCCCGAGGTCGGCAGATAGCGGACATTTTCCCGGAGGGTGCGGATATCATCGACTCCGGTGTTGGAGGCGGCGTCGATCTCGAGGACATCGAGCGAGGAACCGGCGATAATTTCCTGACAGGCCGGGCACTGGTCACAGGGAGTGGGAGTAGGGCCGTTGACGCAATTGAAAGCCTTGGCGAGGATGCGGGCGGTGGTGGTTTTGCCGGTCCCCCGCGGGCCGGTAAAAAGGTACCCTGAGGAGAGGCGTCCCGAGGCAAGGCCATTTTTCAGGGTTCGCGTGACATGCTCCTGCGCCACGACATCGTCGAACTGCTGGGGCCGGTATTTTCTGGCCAGAACCTGATAACTCATCGGATTATTTTATTTATGGTGTGCACCCACCATTGTCCCTCCAGTTCAAGGTTTCCAAAGTAGCCGGCTCCAGTCCGGCGATCCCGCAACACATACCGAGCATCACCTACCGTTGCTACCTTCCGGTCCTGGCGGGATTCGGTGCGTCGCCATTGTACAGGGCCTGACCTTCGACGCCGCTTGCTTTATCGACACAAAAAATGGTTCGGTCCGCTGGTGGGATTCGACCCCGGTGGAGCGGATTCCGGGCTACAGGGCGCCGCTACTTCCCCGTCTAGCACACCGATTTATAAGTCTCCCGGCGGTTCTGCCATTATTGTGCGCGGCAGATTTCCTATCTGCCCGTACGCCAATAACTTGCAACCGCCGAAATTTTAAATGGAGCAGAGCGGATTCGAACCGCCGACCCCCACGTTGCGAACGTGGTGCTCTCCCAGCTGAGCTACTGCCCCAAATTTTTCGCATGTTTTTGGCCGGTCTGGGCGGCCACCCCGTTTTAGAGGGGCTATATATTTAACAAAAAATGGTGCGAAAAGCAAGGGGAAAGGGGGGAGGGGGCATTTCATTTTAAACACCGACGAGGCCAGGACGTTCTTAATATAGGGGCGTCTTGCGAAGGATTAATTCAGATGTGGATAATGGGACGAAAATACGTTGAATCCCGGAGAAATGCGACTCATAGCCATATTAAGGTGGCCAATAACCGCGTCGCCGCTGCTCTATTAATATTGGCGACTTTGGTTACTCCGTTACTTCATGCAGGTCGACCGCATGAGATGCGAAACGACAATGATGAAATGACAATCAATTCCCAACCGGTCAAAAATCGAGATTTCATCGATCTGATGACGCCTGCGAAATCCCGCTTTCTGAAGGAATTATACAGCCAATACCCTGATCCGAATGATGAAGAAAGGGCTTTTCATGTCTCAATGCTCCGGCTTTTCTATGACGAGTTGACTTTCTCCGAGATAAAAGACTCTCGATTGGTGGTGCTATTCATGAAATTGCTTGACTGCCGTCTCGCGGATAGCGTGAGTATCAATAAAATTTATGATGAAGTATTTATCCGGTTCGGAAGTGGTTTGGGCCTTGGCGATTTCCGTCGCGAGATCAAAGAACGGGTGCGAACGGCATTAGGTATTCGCCGCGATTTCCATGAGTGGACAAAACAGCCTATTCTTGGTATTGGCGATCTCGCCTATCATATCCTCAAGTTGGGAATAAATCTTGAAATTGAAGCATTCGGGACCGAAAAAATAATACACCCCGATGACTCGATAAGAGTAAAGACAGTTGACGTAGAGACCTTTGGCGAGAACTTTATCGTTCTATATTTTCACAGCAATAATATGCGAATCAAATATATAAAGGACAGTATCCTGGGATATTATAAGGCCAATGAAGTTCTTGTCAGAGGGCCATATGATTCCCCGATCGAAGCCGCAACAAGGGCCGCCGAGATCATAGGCGGCGAGCGGGAACCTCATTATAGTGAAAAATTCGCCCCGAGTTCTGTGGCTCAAATAATGGAGAAAGTGACCGGAGTTGTGGAAATAGCAGGTCCGCCCCTGTTACGAAGTGTGCGTTTATATCCCTTTGTTTTTCCTTTCCCCGGTGAATGGGATAGGAGTGCGAATTTGGAGGAGCAAGCCTGGGACGCCTACGGTGGTGGGGTGGATATTTATGGATCCCTGGATGAATTGGTCGCCCTTGATAGTGCCGATTACAGAATTGAAATTCTTATTACAAATTTGAGTGATACCTTGTTTCGGGAATGCTTGAGTCGAGAAGTGGGAGTACCCGGTGGAACATCCTCAGAAGGATTTCACCAACGTTACTTTTGCGGAATATTTCATCGCCAGAGTGCGGGTCGCGCCGATTCGGGCTCCTATTCTCTCGGCTGGAAGTTTGTCGATATTAGAAGCGGAAAAGAAACGAAGGCTGTTGATGTGATTGCACTACCGAGCGCCATAAACGGTATCCCTCATTTTACGGCGATGATAGTAAGCGAAAACCAGGATGATTTAAATCTCGATGCCGGCAATCCGTATCGGGATATTCCCAATTTTGCACCGCCCAAGAAATGGAAAAATGAGGTCAAATTATGGTTCCCGGTTAAGGGACTACAAGAGGATGATCGGGGTCGCTTTGCCGGGAATGTCGATGTTATATTGAACAAACATAACCAAAGACAAACCAGTCGGGCCGGAATTATTCGCGAAAGCATGCGATATAGTTATGACGAGGACAATCTTGAATTGACTCAGGAACCGAATCTATCAACATTGAAGAAAAAGCCCGATGGCTTTATCGGTACATATGAAATAATCAAATCCGGGCCGAACGGTTTCTGCACGATTGATATCCCTTTGAATGGGGTGAAAGCGGGAGACTATGATGTTTCCCTATTTGTTACGACAATGGACCCTGCGACAAATAAACGTCGTCTTATAAGTACCGCCTCATTGGAATACCTCCGCGCGGGCAAATAATCGCAATTGAAATGATGTCGAAATCGCGCCCCGGTAGGGGCCGGGACTCAGGGGTTTCGACCTATATTGACTTTTTTTGCGGCTTAAGGAACCCCTTCTCCTTCGCAATAACAAGGGCCCCGAGACATGCTATTTAAAACAATGGAATTTTACAATAATGATTTATACTCATTAATGCGTTCGGTAATAGTCTCGATTTTATTTTCGGAATCGAAATACTCTTGTGATCGGGACGACACGTCAGTGACGTCGAAAATTCGTCCATCCCGGAATTCCACCTCAAGAAGAAATTGCATATTTACGTCATTTTCAAAAGAATTGAAATGATGATATTTGCGATCAATAAACCAACCTGCTCCCCATGTCCCCAGTCCCCTCAGGCCCATCATAAAATAATCGTGAAGTTCGCCTTCAACCATATCTGTACCGGAATGAGCATCTCTAAATCGGGCCAATATTGCATAATCTTTGGCGATAATATGATCCATTTCATGCTTCCACTCTCCACTAATGTCAAACTGCGATCTCTGTACTCGTAGATATGCCGCCAATGGGGACTTGACACATATGAATTCATGCTTCTTTTTGTGAGAGCACCATTTTATGATCGAATTTTGGGGCTCGTCTCCGGGAATCAGTTGAAATCGCGCCTCGGAAGAATAATGTCTCAATTGGGCGATGCCAGAATGATTCCTGAGGCATATCCAAAATCTATTCATGAATTTAATGTCGGATGGTATACTGGCGCTGTTGTAAATACGGAAATCACTAAAGCCGATAAGTCTAAGGGTTTTCTCAATTTTCTGAAGACCTTTGAAATCCTCGAATACTATATTTGGTTCTAGGCGATTTAACCAAATCTGAGAATCGTCGCGAGAGCCCATATAGGATCTATCCATTGAGGGATAAATAATAGCCAATTTTGGCGAAGTCGGCCTTTCCGGTATTCCAAAATTGTAAAATTTGCCAACAGATATATGTTTTTTGGTGGAAAGTCTGTAATTCAAAATCGTCTTATACAAATCATGCACAAGCATTTCCCGAAATTGTGTAGGTGATTTATAACGCATATAGAAGACGCCCTTTTCTTCAAGCTCCTTCCTGAATTTAGTAACGCTTTTTTCTTGAGGTCCTCTGTCTATATTTGGCTTTAGGTCGCGAAAGTATGATAGAAAAGTAATTTTCTTTTCGCGCTGGAGAACCTTCAACGCTATTTCAACTTCCCTTTCTGTGTTCGATTTGGCAAAACCCGGCTCTTTTGAGCCATAGCGCTTCCAAAGGATAAGAATAAAAATATGGCATTTGCGCAAATGGTCATTTAACATGTCCTGAATGCGTTGATCAGGCAATTGCGTCGTTTTGGGAACGAAATCATTCCAATCTACTGGATCCAGATTTATGCCAAGGTTTTCTTTACAGGCATTGCCGACTTGATGAATAATTTCTTTAGCGATCGCACGCTCGTTGGATACATCGCCCGGCGATGATAGAAAAACTTTTAGCGAATCATATATCATTTGAATTGCTCCTTTGTCTCACAAATGGATGATCTATTTGCGATACTCCTAATTTATGTGCTAACGAGCATAATTTACATTCAGTGACGATTCCTTCTCATTTTGGGAAATACGGGAAGCACTTTCGCATATCCAATAGCATACCATATTGCCATTGCATATCCTGGATTGAATGAAATTGAAAATGCCCAATGGTAACATGGTGCAAGCAGGCTGTCAGTACCGTTGGCGCGAAAATTATCGCTTGATAACCAGCTAAAGACGCATACCTCACAACAACATAAATTCTAGTCTCATCTCCTCCATTTAAGTAAATTCACAAATTTCGAAAAGTCAATGAGGAATTTATCGCTCCGGGGAAAAAACTCGTCCAGCGAAAAAGCACTTTTATTCATGCCGTCAGAAAGTCCCAGTTGATATTAGATGTTCAAACCGATTCTATTTCACCATCACCATCTTCTTCACCTGCATTTCATTGTTGGCAGACAGGCGGTAGAAGTATATGCCGGTGGCGACAGACCCTCCGGTGTCGGTAGTGCCATCCCATGTTATTCGGTATGAACCGGCCGGCTTGGTTTCAGCAACCAGAGTGCAGATTCTCTCGCCGAGGATATTAAATATTTCGAGATTGACATCGGCACGGCGGGCGAGAGTGTATTCAATAGTGGTGACAGGGTTGAAGGGATTGGGGTAATTGTCGCCGAGAGTGAATGAGGTTGGTATGGGTGCAGAAGCCTCGTTAACATCCGAGATGTCATCCGGGGCCAGTTTTACGATATAGAAATCATCATCGCCGGCACCGTAGGAATCGGTTCTTCCGGCGATTATATAGCCGCCGTCGGAGGTCTGCTTGATGCAATAAGAACGTTCATACCAATCGCCGCCGATAGTCTTGGTCCAGAGGGTGTCGCCGTTGGCGTCGGTGCGGATAATATAGTAATCGGTCGGGTCCATGCCGGCGTTGCGGTACATCTCGCCGCACATAATAAAGCCGCCGTCGCTGGTTTGATCCATGCCGTAGCCATGATCCGTGGAGGGATTGCGATATCTCTTGGTCCAAAGGGTATCGCCGCTCGAATTGAGTCGCAGGAGCCAGAAATCCTCGTATTCGGGAGGGTTGTATTCCCGTTCGCCGAAAGCCATATAGCCGCCGTCGGCCAGTTGCACAATCGACCAGCCGGCGCCGGACCCGCCATATCCTTTGGTCCAGGTGGTGTCACCATATTTATTAATTTTGACAATATATATGGCCCCGGCGGTTCCGATGGCGACAGCACCGCTGTCGGCGGTCGGAATGACGCGATTGAGATGCTGTATCCCCCATTTATCTGCCAGGATATGGTTCTGCTTAACACCATTAGCATCGGTCTTTACGACATTGAAACCCCAGTCATATTGGCTCTGCATGGTGGAATAATAATAGGAGAAACCGACCATGATATACCCGCCGTCCAGAGTCTGGCAGACATCGTAACCGTAGTCGGTGGTGGTATCGTAATCATAATCCTCATCCCAGATTAAATTACCCGATGCATCGAGTTTCATCATGTAGAAATTGGCCCCTTCATCGCCGAACTCGCCGGACCCGTAACCGGCGACAATCAAGTTTCCATCGCTTGTTTCCTTGGTACTGCCGGCCTCTTCGGCGCAATCCTGCTGTCCATAGGTTTTATCCCAGGCGAAACTCCCGTCCTGATTCAGTTTGACAATATATATGTCCCGATCACCGTGGGGGGTCGAGCCGGTGTATCCCGTGATGACATAACCATCGTCCGAGGTTTCTTCGACATACCAGGGCCATTCGAAACTGGCCCCGCCGAAAGTGCGGGTCCAGAGGGTGTCGGGGGCGGCGGCGAACGCCGAACCGATGAAAATACTTGAAATGATGAAGACCGTTGCCAAGTACCGCATAATCACGCTCCTTCGGGGATATTAATCCCGATAGTTTATCTCTTTTATTTAATCTGCAACTACCCGGTGCGAGGTGTCTGTAATTGTCATTTTATGAAAATCATTTTTATTATATAAAATTGGATAAATTTGTCAAGATTGAATACGGGGATTGCTTCGATGGCAGCGGCATTTTGAAAATCAAATATCCGCAATTTTGTCCTGATTAATTTCGGATTGTGGGAGGAAAATTCTTGACACCTTTTTAAATTAGGATATATTTTGTACAGGTAAGGATTTTCTTCATTAACCGCCATAATGGGACTTGGCGAATGATTTCAGCACCGCAAAAAGTCAAATTTTGGACGAAGTGTTTCGAAATATCTCCGCGCATAAGGGAATAATATTTATAAGGGAGGTTTTATGAGTAGGTTCAATCTGTTCTTAATTGGAGGGCTGTTTTTAATCTTTGTAGGAACTGCTTTTGGGCAGGTGGGGACGCTTACTTTTCGCACGGAAATTGCTGGTGCAGGCGTTTGGATGGACGGTTCGACTCTCGCCATCGCTCCGGGGGCTCCGTTTTACATCAATATTTATGCCAACAATGTGGGCGGTGTTCCTCGTCTGGGTTGGTCATCGCCCTTCAAATTTACTTTCGAGAATTCCACCCACACCGTTATTTGGGGCGATACCGCGCTTTTTGCCACGTCGCAACTCAAGTCCTTATGGAATTTGCTTAAAATTAATTACGTTGAAAGTTGGGACGGCAATCTTCCGGATCTGTATTGTTTCGTGGGGGTCGCAGTTGAACCGGCCGGATATCCGGGCAATCTAGATGAAATCCTGGTTTTCCACATACCGATCACGATCAGTTGTGAGGGAAATAAATCGGGATACTTTTGTATTGAGCAGGGGGATCCGGTTAACCAGGTTTATGCCTGGACATTTGAAGATCCGGTCCCGACATATGATAAGATTTGCTGGGAAATCAAAGAGCCGCCATGCGGTCTGGCCCCGGTGATGGACAGTTGTCCGGTGCGTATTATCGCTGTGGCCGACAGGTCGGTCAGTTATCAATTTCATGCAACTGATATAGACGGCGATTTGAAAGCCTACGAGATAACTTCCGGCCCCGGCGCTATAGATCCGGTCACAGGCTTGTGGCATTTTGAGCCCTATTTATCGCAAGCCTGGCAGATGATTCCGCTTGATGTTCGGGCGCGGGACGATTGCTACGTTTATCATCAATGCAGTGGAACCGAATATTGCCATACGCAGGTGGCGGTGAACGGAATTTGCGGCGATGTGGACGGCAACGGACTTGTCAATATTCTGGACATTGCCAGAGTTATCAACTGCATTTATCAACTTCCTCCGGGAACATGCCATTACCCCTGGCAGGTAATCGACGTCAACAATAACGGTGCGGTGAATATTCTGGATTTATCGTATCTAATTAATTTCCTCTACAAACACGGTCCGGCGCCGGTCTGCCCGGCATGGTACGAGTGAAGTTGAAATAATTGATTGACTACAGGACTGCAGATATCAGGGCCGGAATCAAAAAATTCCGGCCCGTCTTTTTGTCTATTTTTTCTCCAGGACTCCGGCGTCACGCATCAAGTGCTTGAGAATTTGAATCTGCCCCAGATGCGAGCAGAAATGCTCCAGGACATGATACAGTGTCCAGGTTCGGGTCATATGTTCTTCGCCCAGTTTGTAGAATTTGTCCAGATCCCGGTCGTGCCATTTCTTCATTTCGGTATGAATGGAGCGTCGTCCGCGCGCCAGAACTTGAAAATATTTGTCGATCGTGAAACCCTGCAAATATGACGGGTGAACGCCGTCGGCCGGAAGCGGCAAGCCGTCATCTTCGATGCCGCAGGTTTTCTGAAGGAGCGCCTTTCCTTTCGGCTCCCACGGCATCTCGGCCGGAGCAATTTTAATCCACCAGACTTCCACGACCGAAAGGTGAGCCAGGAGCATTCCGATCGTATTCATACCGGGCCGCAACTGCCACTGCAACTGCTCGACAGTAAGGTCCGCGACAATCTTCTTGAGCCGGGTCAACTGGTCGTCGAGTTGCGCCGCGAACAGGCCGATTTTCGCCTGGGTTTTGGGATTGTAACCCCGAGCGATTTTCAATTCTCTTTTTTTCATTTATGCCTCCGATTTGATTATTGAGTCAGGATTGTCGCCATGTCTGATATAAACATTCTTTAGACGCCGCTTAATGACTTTTGTTGCCTGCAAATTCCCGATGCGAGCCAATCAGGTCACTTAAACTATAATCTTTTGCGGGGGTAAAACAATCATATATTAAAAATTTTCTCCCTGAATTTGCGTATCCGGTGTCATGACATGGGCCGTATCAAACTTGACAAGTATTATCCGGTTAGTAAATTGCGGGGCATGTTAAATAATGGCCGATTGAAAGGAACAATATGAACGATAAATTGTGGGACGATGTCGACCGCTATATTTCCGATATTTTCTCGCTTTCCGATCCGATTCTGAAAGAGGTTTTGAGAGCCAGTGCCGACGCAGGCCTGCCGGCCATTCAGGTGACGCCGAGTCAGGGGAAATTTCTGCAGATTCTGGCCGGGGCGATGAAAGCCCGCCGTATTCTTGAAATCGGCACTCTGGGGGCATTCAGCACGATCTGGCTGGGGCGGGCACTAGCGCCTGACGGATATCTTATCACGCTGGAAAGCGATCCCAAGCATGCCGAGGTCGCCCGCGCCAATATCGCCCGGGCCGGTCTGGCCGACCGGGTGGAACTTATCCTCGGTCCGGCGCTCGAGACTTTGCCGCGCCTCCAAAATGAGAAGAAGGGCCCGTTCGATTTTATCTTTATCGACGCCGATAAAACGTCCTATCCCGAGTATTTTGAATGGTCGCTGAAACTGGCGCATCCCGGGACCGTGATGGTCGCCGATAATGTAATCAGGAAAGGGGAGGTGGCTAATCCGAAGAGCGACGATCCCCGGGTGGTGGCGGTCCGCCGTTTTCATGACTTGATAGCCGCCGAAAAGCGGGTGACCGCCACGGCTCTTCAGACGGTCGGGAGCAAGGGGTATGACGGATTCACGATGGTTCTGGTTGAAGAGGGCCCGTAATCTGCATAAATTTGGCGGCTATGATGTTTTATAAGAAAGCCCGGTTATTAGCCGGGCTTTTCTATTATGCCGCCGCGTTTAATTCCAACTATCGATCAATATTTGAAGCATATCTGGGGTTTGGACCCGCTTTTGTAGGGGCGTATTGCAGTACGCCCCTACGATACCTTGCATCACCCTTCCCCATGTTGTCATTCCGGCGAAGGTTTTCGGACCCGGCCCCTGAAGGGCGGGAATCCAGTTTTGCATGACGGGGCTTTTGGGGGCGGTGCAGAAAAGGGAAGAATTCCGACTATTTTATACCGTGCTTGAAAATGTAATAGGACAGATCAGACCGATTGAAAATTCCCACCCATTGGGTGGGTTACCGGCTTTTAGTGACCGCCCAACTTGGGCAATCAGTGCGGACGGTGCTGTCAGTTATGAAGTAGGCGCCCAGACTCTTGCGTGTGGTCAAGTCATATAAAATCATGTTGTTATTGCTGACATCAGAAAACGGCGTCGATATCATATATTTATCGTCCCAAGTAATAGCCATCTCGTACGGCTGATGATCATAAATGGCAGTTGAGATGGAATCGACAAGCCCCCGAGTGACGGCATTGACCGTGTAGATCGCCCTATAGGCGGGATCATCCCAACCGGGGATTAAGGCGCAATACAAATATCTGTCGTCAGAATTTAACCTGAAACTGACTCCCGTACTCCCCGGGCAGCGCACTACCGCATCTGCAGTATCGTCCCCAAATTTAGCGGCAAACAGAAATTCGCCTAAAAGGGTGGAGCCAAAGAAATAGGTCTCGCCATTAATAATACTTGGAGATATCCAAAACAATATGACTATTTCTAGCCCATTGTAATATTTCCAGCCCTTATCTATTACTTTCGATGAATCAATATCATATACAACCAATTCCATTCGCGAAGGATTTTGTGTTAAGTGCACGTAGGCAATGGCCCGGGAATCGTTGCTGAAATTCGCAAATCGAACCATCGAATCGGTGTAAATTGTATCAGAACCGTTGATGTCGGTCAAATAGAGTCGATAGGAATAGGCATCGGTGCCGGGTCCGAGAAGGGCCAAATGCTTTGAATCGGGTGAAACCGCTATTTCCAAAGTATTAGGGAAAGTCCTGGCAATTTCTCGCGATCTCAAATCGAGAATGTAAGCCCCACCCTGGGCATCATCAATGGCCAGTTTCTCATTATTGTCAATCACCCCGACCGGAAAGCCGGGAATCGGCAGATTTATGGAATCTATAAATTTCCTCTGTTCTGCCGAGAAGGTCTTTATGAATTGCTTCCCGCTGTTGGCCACATAAAACAAATGGTCGCTTTCGGCAGGCGGCCCAGGACAGGTAGGGCAATCGCGATGACAGGCCGGGGCGGCTATAATTAATATGATTAGAACCGCCATTCCAACGGTTATCCTATTTTGTTTCATTAATTTCCTCCCGTATATGGTTAGGCGCAATAGTAAAAGATATCTATTTGATTTTACAATTAAATTGAATCATGATACCTCCCGTAAGTAAATAGTCCCAAAGCCGCGCCGAATAATTTTCGGCATTAATTGTTCGAAAGCGTCATCCCCGAACTTGCACCGGGAGCCGCTTCGCTCTCGCTCTCTCGTGGTCGTTGATATAAAAGTACGATCCCAGATCCTTACACCATATATAGACGATAATTACCATAATGATGTCAAGGATTATTTTGCATGATCCTAATATATTTCCCCTGACAGATTCTGGCAGGGCTTAAGGTCGGGTCCCGAATCCCAATCCGGTAACCCACCCAACGGGTGGGAATTATTGGCCGAGTTGAGCCATGCGATATAATTTTCCAATTTCATTGGACGCCTTTCGTGGTACTGCAATGGTAGGTCGGAAACCCCGCGGTTCCGACATTCTTCCGTAGCGGCACGGCGTGCCGTGCCTTCTTTAATCCGGTAATCCACCCAACGGGTGGGAATTATCGG comes from the Candidatus Zixiibacteriota bacterium genome and includes:
- the ybaB gene encoding conserved hypothetical protein (Evidence 4 : Unknown function but conserved in other organisms; PubMedId : 15322138, 1698765, 2674903) — translated: MGKGGLGDMMKQFQKMQARMEEIQAELEKTEVEGTSGGGMVKVTANGKQDILSITIDKEVVNPDDIEMLQDLIVAAVNQARQKAAELQSEKMSELTGGLNIPGMNLPF
- a CDS encoding conserved hypothetical protein (Evidence 4 : Unknown function but conserved in other organisms), producing the protein MSYQVLARKYRPQQFDDVVAQEHVTRTLKNGLASGRLSSGYLFTGPRGTGKTTTARILAKAFNCVNGPTPTPCDQCPACQEIIAGSSLDVLEIDAASNTGVDDIRTLRENVRYLPTSGKKRIYIIDEVHRLSGSAFDALLKTLEEPPAHVVFIFATTEPFKVPETIRSRTQRYDFRRVNVADLTTHLRKIAEAEKIEIDDDALFILARKADGAVRDALSLLDQLSAFSGEKITARNVIDALGLVDRQLYFKYIDTVAAKDHAGGLALVKELIDAGVEVPEFCSGLIEHFRTILVMQNAVAPEKILELSDSELESFKKQVDYFTTGDILRIIKVLTEMTLDLKNGINPRLLLETTTLRLSSLESTVSFEEILAHLAGPSEDLPDSINSDLFGASAPSPSASEESPSLFPEKPPMPTEVTPGVTVRAVNLPIVQTSWPRFIECLKAQNAMLAALLAMSEVREVKDNVITAVFHNAGGTSKQVLEKPNYISVINSTLLDFFKTNLRIKFEVDMNKKPATPTKAVPPPEKIDTEKLLQEDEKLRNLVERVDGEIIGKRKAEE
- a CDS encoding hypothetical protein (Evidence 5 : Unknown function), producing the protein MWIMGRKYVESRRNATHSHIKVANNRVAAALLILATLVTPLLHAGRPHEMRNDNDEMTINSQPVKNRDFIDLMTPAKSRFLKELYSQYPDPNDEERAFHVSMLRLFYDELTFSEIKDSRLVVLFMKLLDCRLADSVSINKIYDEVFIRFGSGLGLGDFRREIKERVRTALGIRRDFHEWTKQPILGIGDLAYHILKLGINLEIEAFGTEKIIHPDDSIRVKTVDVETFGENFIVLYFHSNNMRIKYIKDSILGYYKANEVLVRGPYDSPIEAATRAAEIIGGEREPHYSEKFAPSSVAQIMEKVTGVVEIAGPPLLRSVRLYPFVFPFPGEWDRSANLEEQAWDAYGGGVDIYGSLDELVALDSADYRIEILITNLSDTLFRECLSREVGVPGGTSSEGFHQRYFCGIFHRQSAGRADSGSYSLGWKFVDIRSGKETKAVDVIALPSAINGIPHFTAMIVSENQDDLNLDAGNPYRDIPNFAPPKKWKNEVKLWFPVKGLQEDDRGRFAGNVDVILNKHNQRQTSRAGIIRESMRYSYDEDNLELTQEPNLSTLKKKPDGFIGTYEIIKSGPNGFCTIDIPLNGVKAGDYDVSLFVTTMDPATNKRRLISTASLEYLRAGK
- a CDS encoding conserved hypothetical protein (Evidence 4 : Unknown function but conserved in other organisms), which codes for MIYDSLKVFLSSPGDVSNERAIAKEIIHQVGNACKENLGINLDPVDWNDFVPKTTQLPDQRIQDMLNDHLRKCHIFILILWKRYGSKEPGFAKSNTEREVEIALKVLQREKKITFLSYFRDLKPNIDRGPQEKSVTKFRKELEEKGVFYMRYKSPTQFREMLVHDLYKTILNYRLSTKKHISVGKFYNFGIPERPTSPKLAIIYPSMDRSYMGSRDDSQIWLNRLEPNIVFEDFKGLQKIEKTLRLIGFSDFRIYNSASIPSDIKFMNRFWICLRNHSGIAQLRHYSSEARFQLIPGDEPQNSIIKWCSHKKKHEFICVKSPLAAYLRVQRSQFDISGEWKHEMDHIIAKDYAILARFRDAHSGTDMVEGELHDYFMMGLRGLGTWGAGWFIDRKYHHFNSFENDVNMQFLLEVEFRDGRIFDVTDVSSRSQEYFDSENKIETITERINEYKSLL
- a CDS encoding exported hypothetical protein (Evidence 5 : Unknown function) produces the protein MRYLATVFIISSIFIGSAFAAAPDTLWTRTFGGASFEWPWYVEETSDDGYVITGYTGSTPHGDRDIYIVKLNQDGSFAWDKTYGQQDCAEEAGSTKETSDGNLIVAGYGSGEFGDEGANFYMMKLDASGNLIWDEDYDYDTTTDYGYDVCQTLDGGYIMVGFSYYYSTMQSQYDWGFNVVKTDANGVKQNHILADKWGIQHLNRVIPTADSGAVAIGTAGAIYIVKINKYGDTTWTKGYGGSGAGWSIVQLADGGYMAFGEREYNPPEYEDFWLLRLNSSGDTLWTKRYRNPSTDHGYGMDQTSDGGFIMCGEMYRNAGMDPTDYYIIRTDANGDTLWTKTIGGDWYERSYCIKQTSDGGYIIAGRTDSYGAGDDDFYIVKLAPDDISDVNEASAPIPTSFTLGDNYPNPFNPVTTIEYTLARRADVNLEIFNILGERICTLVAETKPAGSYRITWDGTTDTGGSVATGIYFYRLSANNEMQVKKMVMVK